One genomic window of Paeniglutamicibacter sp. Y32M11 includes the following:
- a CDS encoding phosphoadenylyl-sulfate reductase, with amino-acid sequence MSTTKPKSADVLAADRALAEAGAAELGFDASATEVIAWVAQNFTTAQVAVACSMADAVLPAVVAEQLPGVDVLFLETGYHFPETHATRNEVAATLDVRIIDVLPVRTVAQQDAEWGPKLHQRDPAACCKLRKMEPLAKALAGYRLWFTGVRREEAPTRTNTPLITWDQAHSLIKVNPLAAWNVDELTGYAAANSVPVNLLLTNGYPSIGCAPCTAPVADGDDPRAGRWAGVAKTECGIHQ; translated from the coding sequence ATGAGCACCACCAAGCCAAAGTCCGCCGACGTATTAGCCGCCGACCGCGCGCTGGCCGAAGCCGGTGCCGCCGAATTGGGGTTTGACGCCTCCGCCACCGAGGTCATCGCCTGGGTGGCACAAAACTTCACCACCGCGCAGGTGGCCGTCGCCTGCTCGATGGCCGATGCCGTCCTCCCGGCGGTGGTTGCCGAACAACTCCCGGGGGTCGATGTGCTCTTCCTGGAGACCGGCTATCACTTCCCCGAAACCCACGCGACCCGCAATGAGGTGGCCGCCACCCTAGACGTGAGGATCATCGATGTGCTGCCGGTGCGTACCGTCGCGCAGCAGGATGCCGAATGGGGACCCAAACTGCATCAGCGCGATCCCGCCGCCTGCTGCAAGCTGCGCAAGATGGAGCCACTGGCCAAGGCGCTTGCCGGCTACCGGCTCTGGTTCACCGGAGTGCGCCGCGAGGAGGCACCGACGCGCACCAACACCCCGCTGATCACCTGGGATCAGGCGCACTCGTTGATCAAGGTCAACCCGCTGGCCGCCTGGAACGTCGATGAGCTCACCGGCTACGCCGCGGCCAACAGCGTCCCGGTGAACCTGCTGCTGACTAACGGCTACCCGTCGATCGGCTGTGCCCCGTGCACCGCCCCGGTGGCCGAC
- a CDS encoding nitrite/sulfite reductase yields MTQATHTPANTRPTRPAGKPHGQWKIDGTEPLNANEAFKADDNGLNVRERIENVYVHGGFDSIEPDDLHGRFRWWGLYTQRKPGIDGGRTATLEPHELEDRYFMLRVRIDGGTLSTTQLRTIGEISRDFARDSADVTDRQNIQLHWIDVVDVPEIWRRLEAVGLDTTEACGDVPRVILGSPVAGIAKDELLDPTGVIAEIRERFIGDPELANLPRKFKTAISGHPSQDVVHEINDISLIAVNHPELGPGYDLWVGGGLSTSARLAERLGAFVSPERAAEVWLGVVSIFRDYGYRRLRNKARLKYLMNDWGPARFREVLENEYLGYALPDGPVPPRPTTPGDHVGIHEQKDGRYFIGASPNAGRLSGTLLLQLADLLERHGSQRMRTTPHQKLLALDIPAASVTAAAAELDALGLATAPSIFRRSAIACTGIEYCKLAIVDTKDTTIAAVAELEERFAAKTAVRLPAALSLHVNGCPNSCARIQTADIGLKGQLLPDGNGGMSPGFQVHLGGGLASSARAEAGLGRTVRGLKVTADELPNYIERVLENYSAGSTEGESFATWSHRAADEEVL; encoded by the coding sequence ATGACACAGGCAACTCACACCCCGGCCAACACCCGGCCCACCCGCCCGGCGGGTAAACCGCACGGACAGTGGAAGATTGATGGCACCGAGCCGCTGAACGCCAACGAGGCGTTTAAGGCCGATGACAACGGGCTGAATGTGCGCGAGCGCATCGAAAACGTCTATGTGCACGGAGGATTCGACTCCATCGAACCCGACGACTTGCACGGCCGCTTCCGCTGGTGGGGTCTTTACACCCAGCGGAAGCCCGGCATCGATGGTGGGCGCACCGCAACACTTGAGCCACACGAACTCGAAGACCGCTACTTCATGCTGCGCGTGCGCATCGATGGTGGAACCCTGAGCACGACGCAGCTGCGCACCATCGGGGAAATTTCCCGCGACTTTGCCCGCGACAGCGCGGATGTGACGGACCGGCAGAACATTCAGCTGCACTGGATCGACGTGGTCGATGTCCCAGAAATCTGGCGCCGACTCGAGGCCGTGGGACTGGACACCACCGAGGCCTGTGGAGACGTACCGCGGGTGATTCTCGGTTCCCCCGTCGCCGGCATCGCGAAGGACGAGCTGCTGGATCCGACCGGCGTCATCGCCGAAATTCGCGAGCGCTTCATCGGGGACCCCGAGCTGGCGAACCTGCCGCGAAAATTCAAGACCGCCATCTCCGGGCACCCCTCTCAGGATGTGGTGCACGAAATTAACGACATCTCGCTGATCGCCGTGAATCACCCGGAGCTCGGTCCCGGTTATGACCTGTGGGTGGGCGGCGGATTATCCACCAGTGCCAGGTTGGCCGAACGCCTCGGGGCGTTTGTGAGCCCGGAGCGTGCCGCGGAGGTATGGCTCGGCGTTGTCTCGATCTTCCGCGACTACGGCTACCGTCGCCTGCGTAACAAGGCTCGGCTGAAGTACCTGATGAACGACTGGGGGCCGGCTCGCTTCCGCGAGGTACTGGAAAACGAGTACCTGGGTTATGCGCTGCCCGACGGTCCGGTGCCGCCCAGGCCCACCACTCCCGGGGACCACGTGGGAATCCACGAGCAGAAGGACGGGCGCTACTTCATTGGTGCCTCGCCCAACGCGGGCCGGCTCTCCGGCACGCTACTGCTTCAGCTGGCCGATCTTTTGGAACGCCACGGCTCCCAGCGTATGCGCACCACCCCGCACCAAAAACTGCTCGCCCTGGACATTCCCGCCGCGTCGGTGACGGCGGCCGCAGCGGAGTTGGACGCGCTGGGGTTGGCCACGGCGCCCTCGATCTTCCGCCGCTCGGCCATCGCCTGCACCGGCATCGAGTACTGCAAACTGGCGATTGTTGATACCAAGGACACCACCATCGCCGCGGTGGCCGAACTGGAGGAACGCTTCGCCGCCAAAACGGCGGTGCGCTTGCCGGCAGCCCTCTCGCTGCACGTGAACGGTTGCCCCAACTCCTGCGCCCGCATCCAGACCGCCGACATCGGGTTGAAGGGGCAGCTGTTGCCCGATGGCAACGGTGGGATGAGTCCCGGATTCCAGGTTCACCTGGGCGGGGGACTGGCCTCCAGCGCACGAGCGGAGGCCGGCCTGGGCCGCACCGTGCGCGGGCTTAAAGTCACCGCAGATGAGTTGCCGAACTACATCGAACGGGTGTTGGAAAACTACTCGGCAGGGTCCACCGAGGGCGAATCCTTCGCCACCTGGTCCCACCGAGCCGCCGATGAGGAAGTCCTATGA